The window CGGAGCATTTTCAATTCAGCCTCTACCGTTAAGCCATACCCACTTTTGATTTCTAAAGCACCTGTTCCTAAATGCATTACTTCTATGACTCTTTTCATGGCTTGCTCGTATAATTCATCTTCAGAAGTCTTAGCTAATTTCTTAGCTGAATTTAAAATTCCACCCCCTTTCGCGGCAATTTCAGCATAACTAAGGCCTTTAATTTTATCAACAAACTCTGACTCTCTACTTCCTGCAAAAACTATATGAGTATGAGAGTCGCAGAATGCTGGTAAAATAGATTGACCTTTTACATCATATATTTCATCATTGGAGTCAACAGTTAAAGAATCCATATCCCCATAAGCTGAGATTTTGCCATCTTTTATTTTAAGATAAGCATTTTCAATAGAAGGAAGAGTACTTAGCTCATTACCTCTTAATAACTTATTTTCTTCTCTAATTCCAAAAAGTGACTTTATGTTGGTTAGGATCATGATTAAAAAGTGGTTTGCAGGGTGAAGGGTGATGGATGTTTGAAGAATTTTAGTCTTTGATTTTTAAACATTCTCATTACCCTGAGTTGATTAATGTGTATTATTTGATTTTTGAACGATAACTTATCATCATATTCATTAAAAGGTAAGCTTGATCATAGTTATTTTTAAAGCATTTAATGTCAATGTATTGTCTTTTTTCTGCTTTATATAGGCAAGTCACAACCTCTGCTAATGACCTGATTGAGTATCCTAAAAATTTTTTGTTTTCAGGTAAAGATTGAAGTATTGAACCTTCTGCAATATTTAACGCAATTGAATCAACGGCTCTTCTGATTTGCGATGTTAAATTATAATTTTCAGTTTTAGGGAACGCTTCAGAAATTTTATAAATTTCCTCAGCAAAATCCATTGACATTTGCCAGATTCTAAGCTTTTCAAATTTAAAACTCATAATTGTAAGCTTGGTTGATTCATTCAATCTAAATAAATCTACTCAAGCTTACAAATGTATTATCCAACATCCATCATCCAACACCCATCAAAACTCAGCGTTATCAGGTGTTCTTGGAAATGGAATTACATCTCTAATATTTCCCATTCCTGTCACGAAAAGCATAAGCCTTTCAAAACCTAGTCCGAATCCGCTATGAGGAGCTGTACCGAATTTACGAGTATCTAAATACCACCAAAGTTCTTCTTCTGGGATATTCATCTCTTTCATTCTTTGAGTTAGCTTGTCTAGTCTTTCCTCTCTTTGAGATCCACCTACGATTTCACCAATGCCAGGAAACAAAATATCCATTGCACCTACAGTTTTGTCATCATCATTCTGACGCATATAGAATGCTTTGATATCCTTAGGGTAGTCAAATAGTATGACTGGTTTTTTGAAATGTTTCTCAACTAAGAAACGTTCATGCTCAGATTGCAAATCAGCGCCCCAGCCTTCAATAATGTAGTTGAATTTTTTCTTTTTGTTAGGCTTACTGTTTCTAAGAATTTCAATAGCATCAGTGTAGCTTACTTTCTCAAAATCATTATTTAAGATAAATTCTAGTCTTTCTATTAAGCCCATTTCCTGCCTTTCATTCTGAGGTTTTTGTTTATCCTCATCTTCAGCTCTCTTAGCAAGGAAAGCTAAATCATCTTTACAATTATCTAAAGCATATTTCACCACATACTTTAACATTTCTTCGGCTAAAGCCATATTGTCTTTTAAGTCATAGAAGGCCATTTCAGGCTCTACCATCCAAAACTCAGCTAAGTGACGGGTGGTATTAGAGTTTTCAGCTCTAAACGTTGGACCAAAAGTATAAATTTCGCCTAATGCCATTGCACTCAATTCACCTTCTAGCTGTCCTGAAACAGTTAGATTGGTTTCCTTACCGAAGAAATCTTGTTTGTAATCAACTTTCCCATCATCAGTCATAGGGATTTTGTCCAAATCAAAATTGGTTACGTGAAATGTTTCACCCGCACCTTCAGCATCATTTGCTGTTATGATTGGAGTATGAAGATTATAGAATCCTTTTTTATGGAAAAACTCATGTATCGCAAAAGCTAAAGAATGACGAATTCTAAAAATAGCGCTAAAGGTGCTACTACGCATTCTTAAATGAGCCTTTTCTCTCATAAACTCCATTGAATGCTTTTTAGGCTGTAGTGGATACTTTTCAGGATCAGCCTTGCCTAATACTTCAATAGTCTCAGCAAGTATTTCAACTGACTGGCCAGCTCCTTGAGAAGCTACTACTTTTCCTACTACATTTAAAGCGGCTCCTGTCGTAATATCTTTAATGATATCTTCAGAGATAACCTCTGGGTCGGCAACAATCTGAATATTATTGATAGTAGAACCATCATTTAGCGCAATAAAAAAAACAGGCTTTCCACCTCTTTTTGTTCTTACCCATCCTTTCACATTTGCTTGTTGCTCAGTAGCTTCACTAGCTAATAGTTCTTTGATTTTAATTCTTGCCGGAACAGTCATAAAATAATTACGTTTATTTTTTGTAAATTTTAGTCTGCCAAAATTCGATATTATTGGCTTTTTATCAAAGATTTCAAGAATTTAAAATAAATTTGGGTAAAGAAAATTGGCACAATTTTTAGTTTAATCCTTTTATGCAAAAATTAGTACTCACACAATCTTTAGGACAACGTTTGTCTCCTCAGCAAATTCAGTTTATAAAACTGTTGCAAGTGCCTACTGCTGAGTTGGATACGAGAATAGAAGAAGAATTAGAAATAAATCCAGCCTTAGAAGAAGGAAAAGAAGAGCCAGAAGAGGATAATTTTGAAGAAGATTATGAGGAGGATACTAATGATGATTTTGACATAGAAGATTATCTTCATGATGACGAAGCGGGATACAAAATGCAGGGTGATGGCAATAATCAGGAAGAGGAAAAGGAAATGCCCATTGCAATGGGTACTACTCTAAATGATCAATTGATGACCCAATTGGGCTTTTTAGGGCTTGATGAACACCAATATAAAATTGGGAAGCAGCTAATCGGCAGCATAGAAAGTGATGGTTATATCCGTAGAGATATTAGTGCGATCGTTAATGATTTAGCATTTTCACAAAATGTAAATACTGATGAAGATGAAGTTGAAAGTGTATTAGCCAAAATTCAAGAATTTGATCCTGCAGGGATTGCTTGTAGAAATTTACAGGAATGCTTACTTCTGCAGTTAGAAAGAAAAATTGACCAATCTGAAACCGTTCAGTTAGCCCATCAAATCATAGATGAATGTTTTGAAGAATTCTCAAAGAAGCATTATGAAAAAATAGTGAAAAAGCTAAATATTGAGGATGAGGAACTTTTCAAAGAGGCTATTGATACCATTAAAAGATTAAATCCAAAACCTGGTGGATCAGGATCAAGTGCCGTAAGAACACAGTATTTAATGCCTGATTTTATATTGACCAATCAAAATGGTGAATTAGTTATTACATTAAATTCTAGAAATGCACCTGATTTACGGGTGAGCCCTTCATATTCTGAAATGCTTAAAGCTTATGATAAAGGAGATAAAAAGGATAAAAAACTGAAGGAAACTGTTGGTTTCGTAAAGCAAAAATTAGATGCAGCTAAATGGTTTATTGATGCCATTAAACAACGTCAATTCACTTTGTTGAATACTATGCAGGCCATATTAGAATATCAATATGAATTCTTTAAAGAAGGTGATGAAAGTAAACTTCGCCCTATGATTTTGAAGGATATTGCTGAAAAAATTGATATGGATATTTCCACTGTTTCTAGAGTAGCTAATAGTAAATCGGTGCAGACTGAATTTGGTATATATCCATTAAAATTCTTCTTCTCTGAAGGTATAGCTACAGAATCTGGTGAGGATGTTAGTTCAAGAGAAGTGAAAAATACATTGAAAGAATTTATAGATAAAGAGGATAAAAGTAAGCCACTTTCTGATGATAAATTAGAAAAACTATTAAAAGGTAAAGGTTATAAAATTGCCAGAAGAACCGTAGCTAAATATAGAGAACAGTTAAATATTCCAGTAGCACGTTTAAGAAAAGAATTATAGTGAATAGGTTCTGGGCGCATTTCATATCAATTGTTTTTCAACCCTTACTCATTCCGAGTTATATATTTTTGGGCTTAATATTTTTATTGCCTTATGCCTTAAATATGTCTGATGAAATTGCCTGGAGGTTTATTTCTATGGTTTTCATGACTACTTTCTTAATTCCCTTAATGGGTATATTGTTACTGAAATTTACTCGAAATATTAGCAATTTGAATATGGAAGATAAGAAAGAACGTATCTTTCCATTTCTTTTTAATGCTATATTCTATGGTGCTACCACCTATCTGTTTTGGGAGAAATTTCGATTTCCCAATTTAGTGACCGCTATTCTTTTATCTATAACGATTAGCATTGTCATTCTGACCATTATTACGGTTTGGTGGAAAATTAGTGCTCACGCAATTGCAATATCAGGGGCAACTGGGATTTATTTGGCTTTATTATTACAATCTGAACCTTCTAATTTTTATTATGCTGTTGCAGCTTGCTTTTTGTTGTGCGGTTTGGTTGGAAGTGCGCGATTACAATTGGCAGCTCATGATTCTAAACAAGTCTGGTATGGTCTCCTGATTGGCTTTTTTGTAAATTTTCTCACAATTTTGATTCTAAATTAAACAGATATAAATAATGTACGAGTTTTTAAAATATGAACTTAATGATGGTGTTTGTACCATCACATTCAATAGACCAGATTTTTATAATGCTTTTAATGATGGAATTAGTTATGAATTTCAAAAAGCATTAAAAGAGGCTGGTAAAGACGATGCGGTAAGGGTAGTGGTTATTACCGGTGAAGGGAAAGCATTTTGTTCAGGACAAGATTTGAAATCAGCTCGTGATGA is drawn from Marivirga arenosa and contains these coding sequences:
- a CDS encoding four helix bundle protein, whose product is MSFKFEKLRIWQMSMDFAEEIYKISEAFPKTENYNLTSQIRRAVDSIALNIAEGSILQSLPENKKFLGYSIRSLAEVVTCLYKAEKRQYIDIKCFKNNYDQAYLLMNMMISYRSKIK
- the asnS gene encoding asparagine--tRNA ligase, which translates into the protein MTVPARIKIKELLASEATEQQANVKGWVRTKRGGKPVFFIALNDGSTINNIQIVADPEVISEDIIKDITTGAALNVVGKVVASQGAGQSVEILAETIEVLGKADPEKYPLQPKKHSMEFMREKAHLRMRSSTFSAIFRIRHSLAFAIHEFFHKKGFYNLHTPIITANDAEGAGETFHVTNFDLDKIPMTDDGKVDYKQDFFGKETNLTVSGQLEGELSAMALGEIYTFGPTFRAENSNTTRHLAEFWMVEPEMAFYDLKDNMALAEEMLKYVVKYALDNCKDDLAFLAKRAEDEDKQKPQNERQEMGLIERLEFILNNDFEKVSYTDAIEILRNSKPNKKKKFNYIIEGWGADLQSEHERFLVEKHFKKPVILFDYPKDIKAFYMRQNDDDKTVGAMDILFPGIGEIVGGSQREERLDKLTQRMKEMNIPEEELWWYLDTRKFGTAPHSGFGLGFERLMLFVTGMGNIRDVIPFPRTPDNAEF
- the rpoN gene encoding RNA polymerase factor sigma-54, whose product is MQKLVLTQSLGQRLSPQQIQFIKLLQVPTAELDTRIEEELEINPALEEGKEEPEEDNFEEDYEEDTNDDFDIEDYLHDDEAGYKMQGDGNNQEEEKEMPIAMGTTLNDQLMTQLGFLGLDEHQYKIGKQLIGSIESDGYIRRDISAIVNDLAFSQNVNTDEDEVESVLAKIQEFDPAGIACRNLQECLLLQLERKIDQSETVQLAHQIIDECFEEFSKKHYEKIVKKLNIEDEELFKEAIDTIKRLNPKPGGSGSSAVRTQYLMPDFILTNQNGELVITLNSRNAPDLRVSPSYSEMLKAYDKGDKKDKKLKETVGFVKQKLDAAKWFIDAIKQRQFTLLNTMQAILEYQYEFFKEGDESKLRPMILKDIAEKIDMDISTVSRVANSKSVQTEFGIYPLKFFFSEGIATESGEDVSSREVKNTLKEFIDKEDKSKPLSDDKLEKLLKGKGYKIARRTVAKYREQLNIPVARLRKEL
- a CDS encoding PA-phosphatase, producing the protein MSDEIAWRFISMVFMTTFLIPLMGILLLKFTRNISNLNMEDKKERIFPFLFNAIFYGATTYLFWEKFRFPNLVTAILLSITISIVILTIITVWWKISAHAIAISGATGIYLALLLQSEPSNFYYAVAACFLLCGLVGSARLQLAAHDSKQVWYGLLIGFFVNFLTILILN